One segment of Dama dama isolate Ldn47 chromosome 15, ASM3311817v1, whole genome shotgun sequence DNA contains the following:
- the NPM3 gene encoding nucleoplasmin-3: MAAGAAAALTFLDQESRVRAGGVGSLQVPAPVTMDSFFFGCELSGHTRSFTFKVEEEDDAEHVLALTMLCLTEGAKDECNVVEVVARNHDHEEIAVPVANLKLSCQPMLSLDDFQLQPPVTFRLKSGSGPVRITGRHQIVTISNDLSEEESEEDGSEEEEAELCPILPAKKLGRRL, encoded by the exons ATGGCAGCTGGCGCAGCGGCCGCCTTGACGTTTTTGGATCAGGAGAGCCGAGTCCGAGCTGGGGGGGTCGGCAGTCTGCAAGTCCCGGCCCCGGTCACTATGGACAGTTTCTTTTTCG GCTGTGAGCTCTCAGGCCACACCCGTTCTTTCACCTTCAAGGTAGAGGAAGAGGATGACGCGGAGCATGTGCTGGCTTTGACCATG CTCTGCCTCACCGAGGGGGCCAAAGATGAGTGTAATGTGGTAGAAGTCGTGGCACGGAACCATGACCACGAGGAGATCGCAGTCCCTGTGGCCAACCTCAAGTTGTCCTGCCAACCAATG CTCAGTTTGGATGACTTCCAGCTCCAACCACCTGTAACCTTCCGCCTGAAGTCAGGTTCTGGCCCTGTGCGCATCACTGGGCGGCACCAGATTG TTACTATAAGCAATGATCTTTCTGaggaagagagtgaagaagatgggagtgaggaggaggaagCTGAGTTATGTCCTATCCTGCCTGCCAAGAAGCTGGGGCGCAGGCTTTAA
- the OGA gene encoding protein O-GlcNAcase encodes MVQKESQAALEERESELNSNPAASAGASLEPQAAPAPGEDNPAGAGGAAVAGAAGGARRFLCGVVEGFYGRPWVMEQRKELFRRLQKWELNTYLYAPKDDYKHRMFWREMYSVEEAEQLMTLISAAREYEIEFIYAISPGLDITFSNPKEVSTLKRKLDQVSQFGCRSFALLFDDIDHNMCAADKEVFSSFAHAQVSITNEIYQYLGEPETFLFCPTEYCGTFCYPNVSQSPYLRTVGEKLLPGIEVLWTGPKVVSKEIPVESIEEVSKIIKRPPVIWDNIHANDYDQKRLFLGPYKGRSTELIPRLKGVLTNPNCEFEANYVAIHTLATWYKSNMNGVRKDVVMTDSEDSTVSIQIKLENEGSDEDIETDVLYSPQMALKLALTEWLQEFGVPHQYSSRQVAHSGAKASVVDGAPLVAAPSLNATTVVTTVYQEPIMSQGAALSGEPTALTKEEEKKQPDEEPMDMVVEKQEETDHKNDNQILTEIVEAKMAEELKPMDTDKESIAESKSPEMSMQEDCISDIAPMQTDEQTNKEQFVPGPNEKPLYTAEPVTLEDLQLLADLFYLPYEHGPKGAQMLREFQWLRANSSVVSVNCKGKDSEKIEEWRSRAAKFEEMCGLVMGMFTRLSNCANRTILYDMYSYVWDIKSIMSMVKSFVQWLGCRSHSSAQFLIGDQEPWAFRGGLAGEFQRLLPIDGANDLFFQPPPLTPTSKVYTIRPYFPKDEASVYKICREMYDDGVGLPFQSQPDLIGDKLVGGLLSLSLDYCFVLEDEDGICGYALGTVDVTPFIKKCKISWIPFMQEKYTKPNGDKELSEAEKIMLSFHEEQEVLPETFLANFPSLIKMDIHKKVTDPSVAKSMMACLLSSLKANGSRGAFCEVRPDDKRILEFYSKLGCFEIAKMEGFPKDVVILGRSL; translated from the exons GATTTTATGGAAGACCATGGGTTATGGAACAGAGAAAAGAACTCTTTAGaag gcTCCAGAAATGGgaattaaatacatatttgtatGCTCCAAAAGATGACTACAAACATAGGATGTTTTGGCGAGAGATGTATTCAGTGGAGGAAGCcg AGCAACTTATGACTCTTATCTCTGCTGCACGGGAATATGAGATAGAGTTCATCTATGCTATCTCACCTGGATTGGATATTACTTTTTCTAACCCCAAGGAAGTGTCTACATTGAAACGCAAACTGGACCAg gtTTCTCAGTTTGGATGCAGGTCATTTGccttgctttttgatgatattGACCATAATATGTGTGCAGCTGACAAAGAGGTATTCAGTTCTTTTGCTCATGCCCAGGTCTCCATCACAAATGAAATTTATCAGTACCTAGGAGAGCCAGAAACTTTCCTCTTTTGTCCCACAG AATATTGTGGCACTTTCTGCTATCCAAATGTGTCTCAGTCTCCTTATTTAAGGACTGTGGGTGAAAAGCTTCTACCCGGAATTGAGGTGCTTTGGACAG GTCCTAAAGTTGTTTCTAAAGAAATTCCAGTAGAGTCCATTGAAGAGGTTTCGAAGATAATTAAGAGACCTCCAGTAATCTGGGATAACATTCATGCTAATGATTATGATCAGAAGAGACTGTTTCTGGGCCCCTACAAAGGAAGATCCACAGAACTCATCCCACGATTAAAAGGAGTCTTGACTAATCCAAATTGTGAATTTGAAGCCAACTATGTTGCTATCCACACCCTTGCCACCTGGTACAAATCAAACATGAATGGAGTAAGGAAAGATGTAGTGATGA CTGATAGTGAAGACAGTACTGTATCAATCCAGATAAAGTTAGAAAATGAAGGCAGTGATGAAGATATTGAAACTGATGTACTCTATAGTCCACAGATGGCTCTGAAGTTAGCTTTAACAGAATGGTTGCAGGAGTTTGGCGTACCTCATCAATACAGCA GTAGGCAGGTTGCACACAGTGGAGCTAAAGCAAGTGTAGTTGATGGGgctcctctagttgcagcacccTCTTTAAATGCCACAACTGTAGTTACAACTGTTTACCAGGAGCCCATTATGAGCCAGGGAGCAGCCTTGAGTGGTGAGCCTACAGCCCTGaccaaggaagaagaaaagaaacagccaGATGAGGAACCCATGGACATGGtggtggaaaaacaggaagaaacagaCCACAAGAATGACAATCAAATACTAACTGAAATTGTTGAAGCTAAAATGGCGGAGGAATTGAAACCAATGGACACTGATAAAGAAAGCATCGCTGAATCAAAATCCCCAGAGATGTCTATGCAGGAGGATTGCATCAGTGATATTGCCCCTATGCAGACTGATGAACAGACAAACAAGGAGCAGTTTGTGCCTGGTCCAAATGAAAAGCCTTTGTACACTGCAGAACCAGTGACTCTGGAGGATTTGCAGTTACTTGCTGACCTGTTCTACCTTCCTTATGAGCATGGACCCAAAGGAGCGCAGATGTTACGGGAGTTCCAGTGGCTTCGAGCAAATAGCAGTGTTGTCAGTGTCAATTGCaaaggaaaagactctgaaaaa ATTGAAGAATGGCGGTCACGAGCAGCCAAGTTTGAAGAGATGTGCGGACTAGTGATGGGAATGTTCACTCGTCTCTCCAATTGTGCCAACAGGACAATCCTTTATGACATGTACTCCTATGTTTGGGATATCAAGAGTATAATGTCTATGGTGAAGTCTTTTGTACAGTGGTTAG GGTGTCGTAGTCATTCTTCAGCACAGTTCTTAATTGGAGACCAAGAACCCTGGGCCTTTAGAGGTGGTCTAGCAGGAGAGTTCCAG CGTTTGCTGCCAATTGATGGGGCAAATGACCTCTTTTTTCAACCACCCCCACTGACTCCTACCTCCAAAGTTTATACTATCAGACCATATTTTCCTAAAGATGAG GCTTCCGTGTACAAGATTTGCAGAGAAATGTATGACGATGGAGTTGGTTTACCTTTTCAAAGTCAGCCTGACCTTATTGGAGACAA GTTAGTAGGAGGGCTGCTTTCCCTTAGCCTGGATTACTGTTTTGTCCTAGAAGATGAAGATGGCATATGTGGTTATGCCCTGGGCACTGTAGATGTGACCCCcttcattaaaaaatgtaaaatttcctgGATTCCCTTCATGCAGGAGAAGTATACCAAACCAAATGGTGATAAAGAACTCTCTGAGGCTGAG aaaataatgTTGAGTTTCCATGAAGAGCAGGAAGTACTGCCAGAAACTTTCCTTGCCAATTTCCCTTCTCTGATAAAGATGGATATTCACAAAAAAGTAACAGATCCAAGTGTAGCCAAAAGCATGATGGCTTGCCTTCTCTCTTCACTGAAAGCCAATG ggTCCCGAGGAGCTTTCTGTGAAGTGAGACCTGATGATAAAAGAATTTTGGAATTTTACAGCAAGTTGGGCTGTTTTGAAATTGCAAAAATGGAAGGATTTCCAAAGGATGTGGTTATACTTGGTCGGAGCCTGTGA